Genomic DNA from Persephonella sp.:
GTATCCCAGTTTTTATCCTCCATGGGAGCATCAGAATGGTTCAGATCATTTGTTTCTGAAGGAATAATCGGTGGTGTTGGTTTTGTTCTGGTTTTTGTTCCAGTTCTCTTCTTCCTTTATGTTTTTATGGCTTTCCTTGAGGGTAGTGGTTATATGGCAAGGGCTGCATTTTTGATGGATCGTTTTATGTCTTTTTTAGGTCTCAGCGGAAAGTCGTTTATCCCTATGATTATAGGTTTTGGGTGCAATGTTCCGGCTGTTTATGCAACAAGAACCCTTGAAAATCCTAAAGAAAAAATACTAACGGTTCTTATGATACCTTTTATGTCTTGCGGGGCAAGGCTTACAGTATATGCCTTTTTTGTGACTATATTTTTTACACAGCATAAAACAGCTGTTATTATGTTCCTTTATCTTTTAGGGATAGCTGTTGCTGTTATCGTTGCTTTTATACTCCAGAAATTCTTTTTCAAAACAAAGTCCTACCCATTTGTCCTTGAACTCCCCCCTTACAGGCTTCCAACATTCAGATTTGTAATGAAAAACGCATGGATAAAAACAAGGGCTTTTCTTTACGAGGCAGGGACATTTATACTGGCGACATCTATTGTTATATGGTTTTTACTTCATTTTCCCATAGGTGTTAAAAAGACAGAGGATTCTGTTTTTGGTCATATAAGCAAAGTTATAGCTCCTGTTTTTGAGCCTCTTGGATTTGGAAACTGGCAGGCTGCAGGGGCTTTAATGTCTGGGTTTGTTGCAAAAGAGGTAGTTATCTCAACGATGGGTAATATATATGTTGGTGAAGTTATTGAGAAAGAAGAAGAAGAAAAGATAGACATAAAAGAAGGGCTCGTTGAAGTAGGAAAAGGGTTCATAGATGCTAACATTCAGGCAGGTGAAAAACTTTTATCTATTTTCGGTCTTATAAAAATAGCTGAAGAAGAGGAGGAAAAACCGGATACTTCTCTTATGGAGGCTGTGAGAAATGCTTTTACACCATTAACAGCATTTTCTTTTCTCGTTTTTCTTCTCCTGTACACGCCCTGTATGGCAACAGTTTTTGCCATAAGACAGGAACTAAACAGCTGGAAATGGACAGGTATATCAATTGGGCTAAATCTTACCTCGGCATGGATTGTTACATTCTTGATTTATAACATCGGTAAAATCTTCTTAGGTTAATAACTTAGATCAGTATATATTTTCAAATTTAATTTAAGTCTCTAAATTTAAACATAAAATAATGATTAAGGAGGGTTATTCATGGAATTCCTTGCCCAGCTACATCCGCCTATAGTTCATTTTGCTGTAGCATTGATAATTATAGGTGTCGCTTTTGATATACTTGGCTTTGTCTTCAGGAATGACAGCCTCAAACATGCAGGGTTCTGGACTATTATTGTGGGGGCTGTTGCTGTATGGGGTGCTGCCATCTCAGGACATCAGGCAGAGGAGTTGGTGGAGGAGGCTGTTAAGGGTACGGGAGCTTACCAGCTCCTTGAGCAGCATGAGGAATTTGGAGAGATACTTCCGTGGATTGCCTCAGTGCTTGGTTTATTCAGACTGTTCTTACGCTTTAAAAAACAGAACCTTCTTTTTGGTCTTTATCTGATAGCCGGAATAGTTGTTGCAGGTATGATAGGTTTTCAGGGAAGAATAGGGGGAAAACTTGTTTATGAATACGGTGTAGGTGTAAAAACATTCCAGCAGCAGATAGAAAAGGGACATTACTACCATGAGGAAGATGAGGACTGAATGGACAGTTCTATAAAGAAAGGCGTAGGTTTTGGACTTACATCAGGTATAATAACAACTCTTGGTATGTTGATAGTATTATCTGCAGTATCTGAATCGAAAACAGTTGTGCTGGGAGGTATACTGTCTATAGCTATTGCAGATGCAGCTTCTGATGCGATGGGAATGCATATATCTGAAGAATCACACGAAAGAGCAGAATCAAAACATATATGGCAGGCGACAATATCAACCTTTATATCAAAATTTATTTTTGCTGTAACCTTTTTAATTCCTATCTTAACACTAAATTTAGACAAAACAGTAATTGTGAGTCTTATATGGGGATTTTTCCTGATTGGTATATTTAGTTATAAAATAGCAAAAGACAGGAATGAAAATCCTTTTACGGCAGTAGCCGAGCATACTACGATAGCTGTTATTGTGTTGGCTGTTATACATTTTACAGGAAATCTAATAAAAAGTTTCGCTGGATAAAAAGCAGGGAAACCACCTTGAAATTATGTTTTCATTCTCATATATTAATGATTACCATAGTTATAGTAATATAATAAAAGGAGTACCGAGATGAAAAGACTTTCCCAGCTTGCAATAAATGAAGAAG
This window encodes:
- a CDS encoding DUF2231 domain-containing protein, which gives rise to MEFLAQLHPPIVHFAVALIIIGVAFDILGFVFRNDSLKHAGFWTIIVGAVAVWGAAISGHQAEELVEEAVKGTGAYQLLEQHEEFGEILPWIASVLGLFRLFLRFKKQNLLFGLYLIAGIVVAGMIGFQGRIGGKLVYEYGVGVKTFQQQIEKGHYYHEEDED
- the feoB gene encoding ferrous iron transport protein B, with the translated sequence MSSKVIKVAVAGNPNTGKTTLINAIAGTNLHVGNWPGVTIEKKEAKFRYKDYEIHLIDLPGTYSLSNNSEEEKIAVDFLIKEKPDVVIDVVDSTNLERNLYLTVQLLELELPVVIALNMWDEAVAKGIEIDYKKLEELLCVKAVPTSAVKGEGINQLLDAVIEIFNRKEKPVCVLHFEDPLEEEIKKILKQIEEIQPVLLDLYPKRYLVLSLIEGNESFIDLPINEKLQQIIQQFRQNIKKLYHRDPVTLIVEERYSIIISIYEQVVKKHPVKSVDITFLLDKLFLHKVFGLPIFFVLMWLLFEFTFELSSPYVDWLDSVLSLFVAPAVSQFLSSMGASEWFRSFVSEGIIGGVGFVLVFVPVLFFLYVFMAFLEGSGYMARAAFLMDRFMSFLGLSGKSFIPMIIGFGCNVPAVYATRTLENPKEKILTVLMIPFMSCGARLTVYAFFVTIFFTQHKTAVIMFLYLLGIAVAVIVAFILQKFFFKTKSYPFVLELPPYRLPTFRFVMKNAWIKTRAFLYEAGTFILATSIVIWFLLHFPIGVKKTEDSVFGHISKVIAPVFEPLGFGNWQAAGALMSGFVAKEVVISTMGNIYVGEVIEKEEEEKIDIKEGLVEVGKGFIDANIQAGEKLLSIFGLIKIAEEEEEKPDTSLMEAVRNAFTPLTAFSFLVFLLLYTPCMATVFAIRQELNSWKWTGISIGLNLTSAWIVTFLIYNIGKIFLG